In Mycobacterium sp. Aquia_213, the sequence AGAACCTGCTGAACACCAGCTTCTCCTCGCCGGGCCGCAAACCCACCCCGTAGTCGCGGACCGTGACGGCGACGGTGTCCTCGTCGACGCCCATCCGGATCCGCACCGGTTTGTGCTCGGCATGGTCGATGGCGTTGGCGATCAGGTTGCGCAGGATCCGCTCCACCCGCCGCGGATCGACCTCGGCGATCACCTCTTCGTCGGGCATGTCCACGACCAGCTCGATGCCGGCGTCCTCGGCGAGGTGGCCGACGTTACCCAGCGCTTTCTGCACGGTCGTGCGCAAGTCGACCGCCTCCACGGACAACTCGGCCACACCGGCGTCGTGCCGGGAGATTTCCAGCAGATCGGACAGCAGCGACTCGAACCGATCGAGTTCGTTGACCATCAGTTCGGTGGATCGGCGCAGGGTGGGGTCGAGATCTTCACTGTGGTCATAGATCAGGTCGGCGGCCATCCGCACCGTGGTCAGCGGCGTGCGAAGTTCGTGGCTGACGTCGGAGGTGAACCGGCGCTGCAGGTTGCCGAACTCCTCGAGCTGGGTGATCTGCCGCGACAAACTCTCGGCCATGTCGTTGAACGACACCGCCAGCCGGGCCATGTCGTCTTCACCGCGCACCGGCATGCGTTCGGACAGATGCCCCTCGGCGAATCGCTCCGCGATCCGCGACGCCGAACGCACCGGCACCACCACCTGCCGCGATACCAGCAGCGCGATCCCGGCCAGCAACACCAACAGCACCGCGCCACCGGTGATCATCGTGCCGCGCACCAGCGTGATCGTGGCCTGCTCGCTGGCCAGCGGGAAGATCAGGTACAGCTCCAGGTTGGCCACCTGCGACGACGCCGGCGTGC encodes:
- the mtrB gene encoding MtrAB system histidine kinase MtrB; its protein translation is MIWGSRRRIHGHRWGRTGPMTRGMSALSRAVGIAWRRSLQLRVVALTLGLSLTVILALGFVLTSQVTNRVLDIKVKAGTEQIERARTTVGGIVNGEETRSLDSSLQLARNTLTSKTDPSSGPGLAGAFDAVLMVPGDGPRAATAAGPVDQVPASLRGFVKAGQAAYQYATVHTEGFSGPALIVGTPASSQVANLELYLIFPLASEQATITLVRGTMITGGAVLLVLLAGIALLVSRQVVVPVRSASRIAERFAEGHLSERMPVRGEDDMARLAVSFNDMAESLSRQITQLEEFGNLQRRFTSDVSHELRTPLTTVRMAADLIYDHSEDLDPTLRRSTELMVNELDRFESLLSDLLEISRHDAGVAELSVEAVDLRTTVQKALGNVGHLAEDAGIELVVDMPDEEVIAEVDPRRVERILRNLIANAIDHAEHKPVRIRMGVDEDTVAVTVRDYGVGLRPGEEKLVFSRFWRSDPSRVRRSGGTGLGLAISVEDARLHQGRLEAWGEPGQGACFRLTLPLIRGHKVTTSPLPMKPIPQPAPPAGAPGPAGNERPRQHEHAERSL